One region of Marivirga arenosa genomic DNA includes:
- a CDS encoding lytic transglycosylase domain-containing protein, which produces MNLQQADSIEESDTIEIQMDSVSDSLIVLNHEYEFIPEFNNEIIQERLSSIENEIPLTYNSIVNSFINYFTVTDRDYTRKVAKLQTKYFPMIEKYLAQYDLPEELKYLAIVESGLNPKAESPAGAVGLWQFMPLTGRLDYGLHENWYMDEKMDMEKSTDAACRYLSFLYKYFYNDWQLALAAYNTGPGNVRKAIRRSGYKKSFWEIYPYLYRETRSYVPQFIAIMYSMNYLEEHNLFIDEYEYLPEYSTVTINEFLNLSLFAEHSGICLETLNELNPELKHGAISDHHASYQLRIPSDQKEFVDSHLDEIMKFASQGKEHFERLARNELGSTYGRQKLAYKVKPGDVLGKIAQTYNVRIGDIQQWNNIRGTTIRVGQNLNIWIEDGFYDNVNMQLKAASQNNLNSQRVALKSGQYRVQYGDTLWDISRKFEGLSVEKLKKMNNLEGNGIKPGQILKIKENS; this is translated from the coding sequence ATGAATTTACAACAAGCAGATAGTATTGAGGAATCAGATACTATTGAAATTCAAATGGATTCTGTTTCAGATAGTTTGATTGTTTTAAATCATGAATACGAATTTATTCCTGAATTCAATAATGAAATTATTCAGGAAAGACTTTCCTCCATTGAAAATGAAATCCCCCTAACTTACAATAGTATAGTTAACTCATTTATCAATTACTTTACTGTAACTGATAGAGATTATACTAGAAAAGTAGCTAAACTGCAGACCAAATATTTTCCTATGATTGAGAAATATTTAGCGCAATACGATTTGCCTGAAGAGTTGAAATATTTAGCAATTGTAGAATCTGGTTTAAATCCAAAAGCTGAATCACCAGCTGGAGCAGTTGGTTTGTGGCAATTTATGCCTCTTACAGGACGATTAGATTATGGACTACATGAAAACTGGTACATGGATGAAAAGATGGATATGGAAAAATCCACTGATGCTGCTTGTCGTTATTTATCATTTCTTTACAAATATTTTTATAATGATTGGCAATTAGCCCTTGCAGCCTACAATACAGGCCCAGGTAATGTTAGAAAAGCCATCAGAAGAAGTGGGTATAAAAAAAGCTTCTGGGAAATATACCCTTATTTATATAGAGAAACCCGGTCATATGTTCCTCAATTTATAGCCATTATGTACAGTATGAATTACTTAGAGGAGCATAATTTATTTATTGATGAGTATGAATATTTGCCAGAATACTCCACTGTAACCATAAATGAATTTTTAAATCTATCTTTATTTGCAGAGCATAGTGGTATTTGCCTAGAAACTTTAAATGAGCTTAATCCTGAATTGAAGCATGGAGCTATTTCTGATCATCACGCAAGTTATCAATTAAGAATCCCTTCTGATCAAAAAGAATTTGTTGATTCCCATCTCGATGAGATCATGAAGTTTGCGAGTCAAGGAAAAGAGCATTTTGAACGATTAGCAAGAAATGAATTAGGGAGTACTTATGGAAGACAAAAGCTAGCTTACAAGGTGAAGCCAGGAGATGTTCTCGGTAAAATTGCTCAAACTTATAATGTCAGAATAGGGGATATTCAGCAATGGAATAATATAAGAGGAACTACAATCAGAGTAGGACAAAACTTAAATATTTGGATTGAGGATGGCTTTTATGATAATGTGAATATGCAATTAAAAGCAGCAAGCCAGAATAACTTAAATAGCCAGAGGGTAGCACTTAAATCTGGCCAATATAGAGTTCAATACGGAGATACCTTATGGGATATTTCCAGAAAATTTGAAGGTCTTTCGGTAGAGAAGTTGAAAAAAATGAATAATTTGGAGGGTAATGGGATTAAGCCCGGACAGATTCTTAAGATTAAAGAAAATTCATAA